TTTTCCTGTCTGCTCCACTTGGAAACTTGAGAACAGTAGAAAATATGTGAATGTAAGACCTGATGATGAAGATGAAACAGCCACCACCAATCCCCAGACCAGAGGCAATGGTCACCATCTCATTGCTAAAGGTGTCAGAGCAGGAGAGCTTTAGAAGAGAGGGGATATCACAACAAAACTGATGGATAACATTGGATTGACAGAAGGGCAGCCGGAATGTGTTGCCAGTGTGCACACCTGCATAGATGAGACCACTGAGTCTGGAAGCCAGAGTCATTTGGATGCAGATTTGAGGGTTCATGATCACAGGGTAGTGAAGGGGTTGGCAGACAGCCACATGACGGTCATGGGCCATGATAGTCAGAAACAGAAGCTCCAcatatacaaagaaaaccactagGAAGACCTGAGCTACACACCCAGCCTTTGAAGTGGTGTTGTTGTCAAGCAGGGAATTGATGCATGAGTTAGGAACAGTTACAGAAATGTAGCAGGCATCCAAGATGGATAGATtcctgaggaagaagtacatgggtgtgtgaaGACTCCTGTCAAGGGTGGTGACAGTAACAATGAGAATATTCCCCATCAGAGTCACTGTATACATCAGAAAGAAAGTTATGGCATGCAAAACCCGTAGTTCCCATACATCAGAAAACCCCGTGAGGAGAAATCCCATCATTATTGTGGAATTTAGCATCTGTGGGTAATGCAATTTGTACCTGGAAAGTAAGAAGTGAAGTCTTGAGCTCATGAAGAATCAAATTATGGAAATatggttcttaaatattttagtcttGATCCCTACCTAATTCTAACCTATATTGAAACTcctaatatttttgaaagaaaattaggtGGTCCTCCTTTAGTCCACAAGATATTATTAtttgtacatattattttattcctaCTGTAGTAATGAAATGACAATTACAAcctacaataaatatataaaagttcaATACATATTTCTACACACTTCCATTGGAGGACACAATGTTCTCATGGTCAGTTgcatataaatatagatacagattaTGTAAATACAGTTGCGTTTGAATGAAATTTTGGAGATAATGTCACCAAACACTggataattagaataaaatattttggttgttttcagtcttacatttttatttgaggGTACAGAAAATATGgggtaaaatgattttttttctagaactaattttttt
This Ursus arctos isolate Adak ecotype North America unplaced genomic scaffold, UrsArc2.0 scaffold_5, whole genome shotgun sequence DNA region includes the following protein-coding sequences:
- the LOC113261909 gene encoding olfactory receptor 14C36; the protein is MLNSTIMMGFLLTGFSDVWELRVLHAITFFLMYTVTLMGNILIVTVTTLDRSLHTPMYFFLRNLSILDACYISVTVPNSCINSLLDNNTTSKAGCVAQVFLVVFFVYVELLFLTIMAHDRHVAVCQPLHYPVIMNPQICIQMTLASRLSGLIYAGVHTGNTFRLPFCQSNVIHQFCCDIPSLLKLSCSDTFSNEMVTIASGLGIGGGCFIFIIRSYIHIFSTVLKFPSGADRKKAFSTCVPHILVVSVFLSSGFYVYLRPSENSSTIHDMVLSVFYSIIPPLFNPVIYGLRNEQIKYAINKMKRMFIQEMYRKLLRLTLNY